In Prunus dulcis chromosome 1, ALMONDv2, whole genome shotgun sequence, the following are encoded in one genomic region:
- the LOC117616793 gene encoding WAT1-related protein At1g70260-like produces MGSGAVFSYGDNGRITISQNLGFLGLSYSSPILVCAMGLMIPTFSFLLSVILRRTRLDWRSSSFQAKVSGTIISITGAVAVELYKGAYIRTSSVSSSPGKQLQVLAQKALLVFSPEPTEHWVVGGILLASASLSVSVWNIIQLGTMKLYPEVEAMEVVTFYSLLGTIQSAILSLFLKRNPSAWRLKLNMEPLLIILTAIFGGLVRSRVHNWCMSIKGPYYVPLFKPFGIVFATIFGVSLSANSLHYGSVIGSVVIGMGYFVISCGQIREDEGQQDQQCVDERLESNSERKVPLLQEENNG; encoded by the exons ATGGGAAGCGGTGCCGTTTTTAGTTATGGTGACAATGGAAG GATAACAATATCTCAGAACCTTGGATTCCTAGGCCTAAGTTACAGTTCTCCAATTCTTGTGTGTGCCATGGGCCTAATGATCCCAACTTTTTCCTTCCTGCTCTCCGTCATTCTCAG AAGGACAAGGCTAGATTGGAGAAGCTCAAGCTTCCAGGCCAAAGTAAGTGGGACAATAATATCAATCACTGGGGCAGTAGCGGTTGAACTCTACAAGGGTGCATATATAAGAACATCTTCAGTTTCTTCTTCACCTGGGAAGCAACTTCAAGTCTTAGCACAGAAAGCACTTTTGGTCTTCTCCCCAGAACCAACAGAACATTGGGTTGTGGGTGGCATTTTGCTGGCATCTGCTTCTTTATCTGTCTCAGTATGGAACATCATTCag CTGGGAACCATGAAACTATATCCAGAAGTGGAAGCAATGGAAGTGGTAACTTTTTATAGCTTGCTTGGGACAATACAGAGCGCAATATTATCCTTGTTCTTAAAAAGAAACCCAAGTGCTTGGAGATTAAAACTCAACATGGAGCCCCTTCTCATTATTTTAACA GCAATTTTTGGGGGTCTAGTTCGAAGCCGGGTTCACAATTGGTGCATGAGCATAAAGGGTCCATACTATGTACCGCTGTTCAAGCCATTTGGGATTGTTTTTGCTACCATTTTTGGTGTCAGCTTATCTGCAAATAGTCTGCATTATGGAAG tgtGATAGGATCAGTAGTAATTGGAATGGGGTATTTTGTAATATCATGTGGACAAATCAGAGAAGATGAAGGGCAGCAAGACCAACAATGTGTTGATGAGAGGCTGGAATCTAATTCTGAGAGGAAAGTCCCTCTCTtgcaagaagaaaataatggatAG
- the LOC117626732 gene encoding WAT1-related protein At3g28050-like: MGKVAALPIVGMVLAESAQAGLIIVSKVAMSNGMSNLIFLCYSNALAALILLPISLAFHRSERPPLTFSTICWFFLLGLIGFMAQFFGYAGINLSSPTLSTAMLNLIPAFTFILAVIFRMERIDGRSSSSLAKTLGTIVSISGAFIVTLYKGPPLLMTSSTDILSHNQLFLEQSNWVLGGMCIALNCVLASSWLIVQASVLKKYPAELIMVFYYCFFVAIQSVVVSLTVERDLSAWELKPKIRLIAVLYSGVFGSAFQVGVSTWCLHRTGPVFVAMFKPLGIVITVFVGVTFLGDTFYLGSLIGAIVIVIGFYSVMWGKAKEEKMDDDAGARSVASSRQRVPLLQSHIEEI; the protein is encoded by the exons ATGGGGAAGGTTGCAGCACTACCAATAGTTGGGATGGTGTTGGCTGAGAGTGCACAAGCTGGGCTAATTATAGTGAGCAAAGTAGCAATGTCTAATGGCATGAGCAACCTCATCTTTCTCTGCTACTCAAACGCTCTTGCAGCCCTTATCCTGCTCCCAATTTCCTTAGCCTTCCACAG ATCCGAGCGTCCTCCTCTCACTTTCTCTACCATCTGTTGGTTCTTCTTGCTTGGTCTAATTGG ATTCATGGCGCAGTTTTTTGGGTATGCTGGGATTAATTTGAGCTCTCCTACTCTGAGCACGGCTATGCTCAACCTCATTCCAGCTTTTACCTTTATACTGGCAGTCATCTTCAG AATGGAAAGAATTGATGGGAGAAGCTCCAGTAGCCTTGCTAAAACCTTGGGAACaatagtttcaatttcaggGGCTTTCATTGTTACTCTTTACAAGGGCCCCCCACTTCTGATGACATCCTCAACTGATATATTGTCTCATAACCAACTTTTCTTGGAACAGTCAAACTGGGTCCTTGGAGGAATGTGCATTGCGCTTAATTGTGTGTTGGCCTCATCTTGGCTTATAGTACAG GCATCAGTTCTAAAGAAATACCCCGCAGAGCTGATTATGGTATTTTATTATTGCTTCTTTGTGGCTATTCAATCTGTAGTAGTCTCTTTGACTGTAGAAAGAGACTTAAGTGCATGGGAATTGAAGCCTAAAATCAGGTTGATTGCTGTTCTATACTCG GGAGTCTTTGGCTCAGCATTCCAGGTTGGTGTATCTACTTGGTGCCTTCACAGGACAGGGCCTGTTTTTGTAGCTATGTTCAAGCCTTTGGGGATTGTCATTACAGTTTTCGTTGGTGTCACCTTCTTAGGAGATACTTTCTACCTTGGAAG TTTGATAGGAGCAATTGTTATTGTCATTGGATTTTATTCTGTGATGTGGggaaaagcaaaagaagagaagatggaTGATGATGCAGGGGCAAGGAGTGTGGCATCAAGTAGACAACGGGTCCCTCTATTGCAGAGCCATATTGAAGAAATATAG